One genomic region from Haloterrigena gelatinilytica encodes:
- a CDS encoding DNA-directed RNA polymerase subunit P — protein sequence MSYKCSRCKRDVQLDEYGGVRCPYCGHRVLLKERSRDVKEVDVQ from the coding sequence ATGAGTTACAAGTGCTCCCGCTGTAAACGCGACGTCCAGCTCGACGAGTACGGTGGCGTCCGCTGTCCCTACTGTGGCCACCGCGTGCTCCTGAAAGAGCGCAGCCGGGACGTCAAGGAAGTCGACGTCCAGTAA
- a CDS encoding DUF7556 family protein: MTLEAGSVGSESATDGDVVAAIDEIDGQPHLVIADIGRDDVWLSMTEEDAASLDEWR, translated from the coding sequence ATGACACTCGAGGCCGGATCGGTCGGAAGTGAGTCGGCGACCGACGGCGACGTCGTCGCCGCGATCGACGAGATCGACGGTCAGCCGCACCTCGTGATCGCCGATATCGGACGGGACGACGTCTGGCTCTCGATGACCGAGGAGGACGCCGCCTCGCTGGACGAGTGGCGATAG
- a CDS encoding GMP synthase subunit A, protein MTKIVVVDNHGQFTHLERRALRDLGVDTELIDNETPPEDVDADGVVLSGGPDMDRIGRSADYLEAGVPVLGICLGMQLIAEELDGRVGGGEYGGYADVNVEIVDDDDPLTGSLHPETRVWASHADEVKELPDGFELTAESDVCGVEAMSDTDRDLYGVQWHPEVAHTEEGDEIFENFLEICESR, encoded by the coding sequence ATGACGAAAATCGTCGTGGTGGACAACCACGGACAGTTCACCCACTTAGAGCGCCGGGCCCTTCGCGACCTCGGCGTCGATACGGAGTTGATCGACAACGAGACACCGCCCGAAGACGTCGACGCCGACGGCGTCGTCCTCTCCGGCGGCCCCGACATGGACCGGATCGGCCGCTCCGCCGACTACCTCGAGGCGGGCGTACCGGTACTCGGCATCTGCCTGGGGATGCAACTGATCGCCGAGGAACTCGACGGCCGGGTCGGCGGCGGCGAGTACGGCGGGTACGCCGACGTGAACGTCGAGATCGTCGACGACGACGACCCGCTGACCGGGTCGCTCCATCCGGAGACCCGCGTCTGGGCGAGCCACGCCGACGAGGTCAAAGAACTGCCCGACGGGTTCGAACTCACCGCCGAGAGCGACGTCTGCGGCGTCGAGGCGATGAGCGACACCGACCGCGACCTCTACGGCGTCCAGTGGCACCCGGAGGTGGCCCACACCGAGGAAGGCGACGAAATCTTCGAGAACTTCCTCGAGATCTGCGAGTCTCGGTAG
- a CDS encoding iron transporter, with protein sequence MRRRTALATGGALLAGLSAGCLETFRREDAWRELVVDPPEGVYVPPHADGMVTYGTATAGGREIGLLASRPHSFWIVADAERNRADIRSRHDVHLMATVRDAETGTFVPASVRTAIRTRGDATDSRDDAAATVDERSLWPMLSQRMGPHYGDNVPLEGDGRYTATIRIGATTADAIGGVADGLETETSVEIDFAFETDEIEDVERRLIDEDEGRGEADALEPMGHAVGAENSDKRDRESAATLGRATSADVEYAATLLDGDAADRSETDRPVLAVTARTVHNAYPLPFASLSAAVSRGGERVASAQLEEAIDARLGHCYRTAVDPSLLDGADELAIDLETPPQVARHEGYETAFLEGDSVTMALDAP encoded by the coding sequence ATGCGACGGCGCACGGCGCTCGCGACCGGCGGCGCCCTCCTCGCGGGACTGTCCGCCGGCTGCCTCGAGACGTTTCGCCGGGAGGACGCCTGGCGTGAACTCGTCGTCGATCCGCCCGAGGGCGTCTACGTCCCTCCCCACGCCGACGGGATGGTGACCTACGGGACCGCGACCGCCGGCGGGCGCGAGATCGGCCTGCTGGCGTCCCGCCCGCACTCCTTTTGGATCGTTGCCGACGCCGAGCGCAATCGAGCGGATATCCGCTCTCGCCACGACGTCCACCTGATGGCGACCGTCCGGGACGCCGAGACCGGGACCTTCGTCCCGGCGTCGGTGCGGACGGCGATCCGGACGCGCGGCGACGCTACCGACTCCCGTGATGACGCCGCCGCGACGGTCGACGAGCGATCGCTCTGGCCGATGCTCTCCCAGCGGATGGGTCCCCACTACGGCGACAACGTTCCGCTCGAGGGCGACGGCCGGTATACGGCGACGATCCGGATCGGGGCGACGACCGCGGACGCGATCGGCGGCGTCGCCGACGGCCTCGAGACCGAGACGAGCGTCGAGATCGACTTCGCGTTCGAGACCGACGAGATCGAGGACGTGGAGCGCCGGTTGATCGACGAGGACGAGGGCCGCGGCGAGGCCGACGCGCTCGAGCCGATGGGTCACGCCGTCGGCGCGGAGAACAGTGACAAGCGCGATCGGGAATCAGCCGCGACGCTCGGCCGCGCGACGAGCGCCGACGTCGAGTACGCCGCGACGCTCCTCGACGGCGACGCCGCCGATCGCTCCGAAACTGATCGGCCGGTCCTCGCGGTGACGGCCCGAACGGTCCACAACGCGTATCCGCTCCCCTTCGCCTCGCTCTCCGCGGCGGTCTCTCGAGGCGGCGAACGAGTCGCGAGCGCGCAACTCGAGGAGGCGATCGACGCCCGGCTCGGCCACTGCTACCGGACGGCCGTCGACCCGTCCCTCCTCGACGGCGCCGACGAGCTCGCGATCGACCTCGAGACGCCGCCGCAGGTGGCGCGCCACGAGGGGTACGAAACCGCGTTTCTCGAGGGCGATTCGGTGACGATGGCGCTCGACGCGCCCTAA
- the pan1 gene encoding proteasome-activating nucleotidase Pan1, producing the protein MSDTVDDVDLPYDEDEASQQEKIQALEERLEVLESQNEEMRDKLLDANAENNKYQQKLERLTHENKKLKQSPLFVATVQEITDEGVIIKQHGNNQEALTEVTEEMREDLGPDDRVAVNNSLSIVKTLSNETDVRARVMEVTESPEVSYEDIGGLEEQMQEVRETVEMPLEKPEMFDDVGIEPPSGVLLYGPPGTGKTMLAKAVANETNATFIKMAGSELVHKFIGEGAKLVRDLFDVAREHEPAVIFIDEIDAIAAKRTESKTSGDAEVQRTMMQLLSEMDGFEERGEIRIIAATNRFDMLDRAILRPGRFDRLIEVPKPDAEGREIIFQIHTRGMNVADDVEFGELAEDVEEASGADIKAICTEAGMFAIRDDRTEIRMEDFHSAWDKVQADSDETEDVSKTFA; encoded by the coding sequence ATGAGCGACACTGTGGACGACGTCGACCTCCCATACGACGAGGACGAGGCGTCCCAACAGGAGAAGATCCAGGCGCTCGAGGAACGGCTGGAGGTCCTCGAGTCGCAAAACGAGGAGATGCGTGACAAGCTCCTCGATGCGAACGCCGAGAACAACAAGTACCAGCAGAAACTCGAGCGACTGACCCACGAGAACAAGAAACTCAAGCAGTCGCCGCTGTTCGTCGCCACCGTCCAGGAGATCACGGACGAGGGCGTCATTATCAAACAGCACGGGAACAACCAGGAGGCGCTGACGGAGGTCACCGAGGAGATGCGAGAGGACCTCGGACCCGACGACCGAGTTGCCGTCAACAACTCGCTGTCGATCGTCAAGACGCTCTCGAACGAGACCGACGTCCGCGCTCGCGTGATGGAAGTCACCGAGAGCCCCGAGGTCAGCTACGAGGACATCGGCGGCTTAGAAGAGCAGATGCAGGAGGTCCGCGAGACCGTCGAAATGCCCCTCGAGAAGCCCGAGATGTTCGACGACGTCGGGATCGAACCCCCGAGCGGCGTCCTGCTGTACGGCCCGCCGGGGACGGGCAAGACGATGCTCGCCAAGGCCGTCGCCAACGAGACCAACGCGACCTTCATCAAGATGGCCGGCTCCGAGCTGGTCCACAAGTTCATCGGTGAGGGCGCGAAGCTCGTTCGCGACCTCTTCGATGTCGCCCGCGAGCACGAGCCCGCCGTCATCTTCATCGACGAGATCGACGCCATCGCCGCCAAGCGAACGGAGTCCAAGACCTCCGGCGACGCCGAGGTCCAGCGGACGATGATGCAGCTCCTCTCGGAGATGGACGGCTTCGAGGAACGCGGCGAGATCCGCATCATCGCCGCCACCAACCGCTTCGACATGCTCGACCGCGCGATCCTCCGGCCCGGTCGATTCGACCGCCTCATCGAGGTCCCCAAGCCCGACGCCGAGGGGCGGGAGATCATCTTCCAGATCCACACCCGCGGCATGAACGTCGCCGACGACGTCGAATTCGGCGAACTGGCCGAGGACGTCGAGGAGGCCTCCGGGGCCGACATCAAGGCCATCTGTACCGAGGCCGGCATGTTCGCCATCCGCGACGACCGCACGGAAATCCGCATGGAGGACTTCCACAGCGCCTGGGACAAGGTCCAAGCCGACTCGGACGAGACCGAGGACGTCTCGAAGACCTTCGCCTAG
- a CDS encoding prefoldin subunit beta codes for MQGNLPPEAQEKIEQLQDLQETAQQVAVQKQEAESNLTEAENALEELDEIDAETPMYRKVGELLVETEYDEAEEDLEEKVDSLEIRLETLEKQEERVQDQFEELQDELEELLGGAGGGMGGPAGPGGPGAGGA; via the coding sequence ATGCAGGGTAATCTGCCGCCGGAAGCACAAGAGAAAATCGAACAGCTTCAGGACCTTCAGGAGACCGCACAGCAGGTCGCCGTCCAGAAGCAGGAAGCCGAATCGAACCTCACCGAAGCCGAGAACGCCCTCGAGGAACTCGACGAGATCGACGCCGAGACGCCGATGTACCGCAAGGTCGGCGAACTGCTCGTCGAGACCGAGTACGACGAGGCCGAGGAGGACCTCGAAGAGAAGGTCGACTCCCTCGAGATCCGACTCGAGACCCTCGAGAAGCAGGAAGAGCGCGTCCAGGATCAGTTCGAGGAGCTCCAGGACGAGCTCGAGGAACTGCTCGGCGGCGCCGGCGGCGGCATGGGCGGCCCGGCCGGTCCGGGCGGCCCGGGCGCAGGCGGCGCATAA
- a CDS encoding DUF2243 domain-containing protein encodes MATADSLRRRLLLAGGTIGFGFGAVVDTVIFHLTLQTHHLLSGYYDPYSLDGYRTNVMFDGLFLIATLAITCVGFGLLWRVVNGTDRRFSTTYLLGSILVGAGLFNVYDGVVDHYVLDLHNVVHGTEAWNPHWVVVSVIMLALGLGLLRATDGAVRPRNADAGHLE; translated from the coding sequence ATGGCGACGGCTGACAGCCTGCGGCGGCGACTCCTGCTCGCGGGAGGAACGATCGGCTTCGGATTCGGTGCCGTCGTCGACACCGTGATCTTCCACCTCACGTTACAGACCCACCACCTGCTGTCGGGCTACTACGATCCCTACAGTCTCGACGGCTACCGGACGAACGTGATGTTCGACGGCCTGTTTCTGATCGCCACGCTCGCCATCACGTGCGTCGGCTTCGGACTGCTCTGGCGCGTGGTCAACGGCACGGACCGCCGCTTCTCGACGACGTACCTGCTCGGCTCGATCCTCGTCGGCGCGGGCCTGTTCAACGTCTACGACGGGGTCGTCGACCACTACGTGCTCGACCTGCACAACGTCGTCCACGGGACCGAGGCGTGGAATCCCCACTGGGTCGTCGTCAGCGTCATCATGCTCGCGCTCGGGCTGGGCCTCCTGCGAGCGACCGACGGCGCCGTCCGGCCGAGAAACGCCGACGCCGGACACCTCGAGTGA
- a CDS encoding eL43 family ribosomal protein, with product MAKKGSVGSAGRFGARYGRVARRRVSEIEDDMQSAEVDGDDVTRVGTGIWKNEETGEVFTGGAYRPETPAGRTVKRSIRAALAEDDE from the coding sequence ATGGCCAAGAAAGGAAGCGTCGGTAGCGCGGGCCGGTTCGGTGCACGCTACGGTCGCGTCGCCCGACGTCGCGTCAGCGAGATCGAAGACGACATGCAGAGCGCCGAGGTCGACGGCGACGACGTCACCCGCGTCGGCACCGGCATCTGGAAGAACGAGGAGACCGGCGAGGTCTTCACCGGCGGCGCCTACCGTCCGGAGACCCCCGCCGGCCGCACCGTCAAGCGATCGATTCGCGCAGCGCTCGCCGAGGACGACGAGTAA
- a CDS encoding DUF3194 domain-containing protein, which yields MSTGEPTDEEVVQTASDAAEGYVFSQYKQSAVRDLDVTVTFEDGVLEVDVYLNAPGGPDDPDPERVADDAALVARDAVDELFGE from the coding sequence ATGTCGACCGGCGAACCGACCGACGAGGAGGTCGTGCAGACGGCCTCCGACGCTGCGGAAGGCTACGTCTTCTCGCAGTACAAGCAATCGGCAGTGCGTGATCTCGACGTCACCGTCACCTTCGAGGACGGCGTCCTCGAGGTCGACGTCTATCTGAACGCGCCCGGAGGTCCGGACGATCCCGACCCCGAACGGGTCGCCGACGACGCCGCGCTCGTCGCGCGGGACGCCGTCGACGAACTGTTCGGCGAGTAA
- a CDS encoding KEOPS complex subunit Pcc1: MPSHDATLEFDYETPSRARLVAESVAREVGEIDDDRSQTTIDRDGSTVRIEIDAADVIALRAALNTWFTLVDVAERAADTGTAALES, from the coding sequence GTGCCTTCTCACGACGCGACTCTCGAGTTCGACTACGAGACGCCGTCTCGCGCACGGCTCGTCGCCGAGAGCGTCGCCCGCGAGGTCGGCGAGATCGACGACGACCGTTCGCAGACGACCATCGACCGCGACGGCTCGACCGTCCGGATCGAGATCGACGCGGCGGACGTGATCGCCCTGCGGGCGGCGCTGAACACCTGGTTTACGCTGGTCGACGTCGCCGAACGCGCGGCCGATACCGGAACGGCGGCCCTCGAGTCGTAG
- a CDS encoding MarR family transcriptional regulator, with protein sequence MSASESLRQEPEERGTWDDVRELPPSAKLVAKVLEYNDTMTQQQIADETLLPSRTVRYALNRLEEENVIDSRFSFSDARKRLYSLEIES encoded by the coding sequence ATGAGCGCTTCAGAATCGCTTCGACAGGAGCCCGAGGAGCGGGGAACGTGGGACGACGTCAGAGAGCTTCCGCCGAGTGCCAAGCTCGTCGCGAAGGTCCTCGAGTACAACGACACGATGACCCAACAGCAGATCGCCGACGAGACGCTGCTGCCCTCCCGAACGGTGCGGTACGCCCTGAACCGCCTCGAGGAGGAGAACGTCATCGACTCCCGGTTCTCGTTTTCCGACGCCCGTAAGCGTCTGTACAGCCTCGAGATCGAATCCTAA
- a CDS encoding DUF2103 domain-containing protein, with amino-acid sequence MECRHCASPLEKPGDFCLVCREANTEAIVLEAARERATLTMLAADGDGGDDADSARRDDDPILGETTITTMPEDGENEVVELRNFAGLIGDEIRRKRPEEVYAGGDRAVIQAVREDIHHQFYRVEDEDPVDAVLERRGNRALDVVQTPPAEKIGGSHSTLIGGRTGMRAIRTVAGHPHVKKVIPGPIDAGGKGSQSGLRAKVTRADDGGNVRMLLRDGSSVQENRVVTTARDREMGERIRADLNEVLTDAEFQ; translated from the coding sequence ATGGAGTGTCGCCACTGCGCATCGCCGCTCGAGAAACCCGGCGATTTCTGTCTCGTCTGCCGGGAAGCCAACACGGAAGCGATCGTCCTCGAGGCGGCACGCGAACGCGCGACACTGACGATGCTCGCGGCCGACGGCGACGGCGGAGACGACGCCGACTCGGCGAGGCGGGACGACGATCCGATTCTGGGCGAGACGACGATCACCACGATGCCCGAAGACGGCGAGAACGAGGTCGTCGAACTCCGGAACTTCGCGGGGTTGATCGGCGACGAGATCCGCCGGAAACGACCCGAAGAGGTCTACGCCGGCGGCGATCGGGCGGTGATCCAGGCCGTCCGCGAGGACATCCACCACCAGTTCTACCGCGTCGAGGACGAGGATCCCGTCGACGCCGTCCTCGAGCGGCGGGGCAACCGCGCGTTGGACGTCGTCCAGACGCCGCCCGCCGAAAAGATCGGCGGCAGCCACTCGACGCTGATCGGCGGGCGGACGGGGATGCGGGCGATCCGGACCGTCGCCGGCCACCCCCACGTCAAGAAGGTCATTCCGGGGCCGATCGACGCCGGCGGGAAGGGCTCCCAGTCGGGACTTCGCGCGAAAGTTACCCGCGCGGACGACGGCGGCAACGTTCGCATGCTCCTGCGGGACGGCTCGAGCGTCCAGGAGAACCGCGTCGTCACGACCGCGCGCGATCGGGAGATGGGCGAGCGGATTCGCGCGGATCTCAACGAAGTGCTGACCGACGCCGAGTTTCAGTAA